From the genome of Anopheles merus strain MAF chromosome X, AmerM5.1, whole genome shotgun sequence, one region includes:
- the LOC121593661 gene encoding nucleolar and coiled-body phosphoprotein 1-like isoform X1, with amino-acid sequence MLRSWCTVSSRRPCAFPKEGFRCWTVCVLFLLPFHARLSDYLIEQRLAQVAEEFSKASPFLPHIRRCPRGCMYLTAPLRSLQEVVREYVALHRNMKLLLMKHHREVSLPHENTTWEKVQHVVEYFRSKVYAEQQPPPQTQPECLITVSNTEPADANTYIQPNEAAGAEPETRHNRLDSFVVQDATGKPVAQLQNDPIIYQFAEPHRLAGTVQLPATQLHEEHFVYQVADGSQREVAAHLPSVVGQNAHGQPMVLYVVNDNDGSVVESCRPPMTLTYQQDDVTVGQHVEIRTEMVGSASTPATLHSLPVLTDEPDANASRLVLAAAPPLDSNPLAQAYAEMGAIEQQQVVEYAGMEVQPAQQPPEPTPTADPAQPTLASAAPAQPSAQKRKVDPGALEEWNRIRSINRSNFDQHVREAIHQEEVRKRIALVLDDKQRREQSDPKHAGKRKPTKSAKKTLPGVGAVTAITAIRTKSPRTIAKKCTVRMKQAPVTPDRAGKAVAVKVAPAPASASAAAAAHLDSDSSEFASSDDDEEADVREMVQNVKRYRRQQGQQQKQRGKTKEKQTKAESTSQSNTYSTPLQCRINMVVGRSPRTATVKRTIRNRTPSTSPASTPLKRAKQQPSEILPPVTPRLGTARQQQLKAKKQPAAPPAVQPKPPAPLAEATAGSNRRPVRACAAAAARRSNENAMVAPLGKEKAKSPAAPLKPPSPANVENVPPLPPPPGDVIATAPLEEASATPATKQPAPTPLVAAKKEEEKEKVREEKKKEEEEEQDTPTGPAEEVEVGEAAIYAVLAQLHGDD; translated from the exons ATGTTGCGATCATGGTGTACAGTAAGTAGCCGTCGCCCCTGCGCATTTCCGAAGGAGGGTTTTCGCTGCTGGaccgtgtgtgttttgtttttattgcccTTTCACGCCCGTCTCTCAGATTACCTGATCGAACAGCGCCTGGCGCAGGTGGCGGAAGAGTTTTCCAAGGCAAGCCCGTTCCTGCCCCACATACGGCGGTGTCCGCGCGGCTGCATGTACCTGACCGCACCGCTGCGAAGCCTGCAGGAGGTGGTGCGCGAATACGTGGCCCTGCACCGGAACA TGAAGCTGCTGCTCATGAAGCACCACCGGGAGGTAAGCCTGCCGCACGAAAATACCACCTGGGAGAAGGTCCAGCATGTGGTGGAATATTTTCGCTCGAAAGTTTACGCTGAGCAGCAGCCACCACCACAGACACAGCCGGAATGCCTTATTACGGTGAGCAATACCGAACCGGCCGATGCCAACACATACATTCAACCGAACGAGGCGGCGGGCGCGGAGCCGGAGACACGCCACAATCGGCTGGACAGCTTCGTGGTGCAGGACGCGACCGGCAAGCCGGTGGCACAGCTGCAGAACGATCCCATCATTTACCAGTTTGCCGAACCGCACCGGTTGGCCGGTACCGTGCAGCTGCCGGCCACCCAGCTGCACGAGGAGCACTTTGTTTACCAGGTCGCGGATGGCAGCCAGCGCGAAGTGGCGGCACACCTGCCAAGCGTCGTCGGGCAGAACGCGCACGGCCAGCCGATGGTGCTGTACGTGGTGAACGATAACGACGGCAGTGTGGTGGAGAGCTGCCGCCCGCCCATGACGCTGACCTACCAGCAGGACGACGTCACGGTCGGCCAGCACGTTGAGATCCGCACGGAGATGGTCGGCTCGGCGAGCACACCGGCCACGCTGCACAGTCTGCCGGTGCTTACCGACGAGCCCGATGCAAACGCCAGCCGACTGGTGCTGGCGGCCGCGCCACCGCTGGATTCGAACCCACTGGCCCAAGCGTACGCCGAGATGGGAGCGATCGAACAGCAACAGGTGGTCGAGTACGCTGGGATGGAAGTGCAGCCGGCTCAGCAACCACCAGAGCCAACGCCAACAGCCGACCCGGCCCAACCCACGCTCGCATCTGCAGCACCGGCGCAACCGTCCGCCCAGAAGCGCAAGGTTGACCCGGGCGCGCTGGAGGAATGGAACCGCATCCGCTCGATCAACCGGTCCAACTTTGACCAGCACGTGCGCGAAGCGATCCACCAGGAGGAGGTGCGCAAGCGGATCGCGCTCGTGCTGGACGACAAGCAAAGGCGCGAACAGTCGGACCCGAAACATGCCGGCAAGCGCAAGCCGACCAAGAGCGCCAAGAAAACGCTACCGGGCGTCGGCGCCGTCACCGCCATCACCGCCATCAGGACGAAATCGCCACGCACCATCGCGAAGAAGTGCACGGTGCGCATGAAGCAGGCGCCGGTCACGCCCGACCGGGCGGGGAAAGCGGTGGCGGTGAAGGTGGCGCCGGCACCGGCATCTGCAtctgccgccgctgccgcccaTCTCGACAGCGATTCGTCCGAGTTCGCCTCCtcggacgacgacgaggaagCGGATGTGCGGGAGATGGTACAAAACGTCAAGCGGTACCGGCGCCAGCAggggcagcagcagaagcagcgcGGCAAGACGAAAGAGAAGCAGACCAAAGCAGAGTCGACGTCACAAAG CAATACGTACAGCACACCGCTCCAGTGCCGGATCAACATGGTCGTGGGCCGGTCGCCGCGCACCGCCACCGTCAAGCGCACCATCCGCAACCGAACGCCCTCGACCAGCCCGGCCAGCACACCGCTGAAGCGTGCCAAGCAGCAGCCCAGCGAGATACTGCCGCCGGTCACGCCGCGGCTCGGTACcgcccgccagcagcagctgaaggCGAAAAAGCAGCCGGCGGCACCGCCAGCCGTCCAGCCGAAACCGCCGGCCCCGCTGGCGGAGGCGACGGCCGGCAGCAATCGGCGGCCGGTGCGGGCctgtgccgccgccgccgcccgccgCAGCAACGAGAACGCGATGGTGGCGCCGCTCGGCAAGGAGAAGGCGAAATCCCCCGCCGCACCACTGAAACCACCGTCGCCGGCGAATGTGGAGAATGtaccgccgctgccgccgccgcccggtgACGTCATTGCGACCGCACCGTTGGAAGAAGCGTCGGCCACGCCAGCCACCAAGCAGCCCGCACCAACCCCGCTGGTAGCGGccaagaaggaggaggagaaggagaaggtgcgggaggaaaagaagaaggaggaggaggaggagcaggatACTCCCACCGGCCCAGCGGAGGAGGTGGAGGTGGGTGAGGCGGCCATATACGCGGTGCTGGCGCAGCTGCACGGGGACGACTGA
- the LOC121593661 gene encoding nucleolar and coiled-body phosphoprotein 1-like isoform X2, producing the protein MGLTMDYKEECDVAIMVYNYLIEQRLAQVAEEFSKASPFLPHIRRCPRGCMYLTAPLRSLQEVVREYVALHRNMKLLLMKHHREVSLPHENTTWEKVQHVVEYFRSKVYAEQQPPPQTQPECLITVSNTEPADANTYIQPNEAAGAEPETRHNRLDSFVVQDATGKPVAQLQNDPIIYQFAEPHRLAGTVQLPATQLHEEHFVYQVADGSQREVAAHLPSVVGQNAHGQPMVLYVVNDNDGSVVESCRPPMTLTYQQDDVTVGQHVEIRTEMVGSASTPATLHSLPVLTDEPDANASRLVLAAAPPLDSNPLAQAYAEMGAIEQQQVVEYAGMEVQPAQQPPEPTPTADPAQPTLASAAPAQPSAQKRKVDPGALEEWNRIRSINRSNFDQHVREAIHQEEVRKRIALVLDDKQRREQSDPKHAGKRKPTKSAKKTLPGVGAVTAITAIRTKSPRTIAKKCTVRMKQAPVTPDRAGKAVAVKVAPAPASASAAAAAHLDSDSSEFASSDDDEEADVREMVQNVKRYRRQQGQQQKQRGKTKEKQTKAESTSQSNTYSTPLQCRINMVVGRSPRTATVKRTIRNRTPSTSPASTPLKRAKQQPSEILPPVTPRLGTARQQQLKAKKQPAAPPAVQPKPPAPLAEATAGSNRRPVRACAAAAARRSNENAMVAPLGKEKAKSPAAPLKPPSPANVENVPPLPPPPGDVIATAPLEEASATPATKQPAPTPLVAAKKEEEKEKVREEKKKEEEEEQDTPTGPAEEVEVGEAAIYAVLAQLHGDD; encoded by the exons ATGGGCCTAACGATGGATTACAAGGAAGAGTGTGATGTTGCGATCATGGTGTACA ATTACCTGATCGAACAGCGCCTGGCGCAGGTGGCGGAAGAGTTTTCCAAGGCAAGCCCGTTCCTGCCCCACATACGGCGGTGTCCGCGCGGCTGCATGTACCTGACCGCACCGCTGCGAAGCCTGCAGGAGGTGGTGCGCGAATACGTGGCCCTGCACCGGAACA TGAAGCTGCTGCTCATGAAGCACCACCGGGAGGTAAGCCTGCCGCACGAAAATACCACCTGGGAGAAGGTCCAGCATGTGGTGGAATATTTTCGCTCGAAAGTTTACGCTGAGCAGCAGCCACCACCACAGACACAGCCGGAATGCCTTATTACGGTGAGCAATACCGAACCGGCCGATGCCAACACATACATTCAACCGAACGAGGCGGCGGGCGCGGAGCCGGAGACACGCCACAATCGGCTGGACAGCTTCGTGGTGCAGGACGCGACCGGCAAGCCGGTGGCACAGCTGCAGAACGATCCCATCATTTACCAGTTTGCCGAACCGCACCGGTTGGCCGGTACCGTGCAGCTGCCGGCCACCCAGCTGCACGAGGAGCACTTTGTTTACCAGGTCGCGGATGGCAGCCAGCGCGAAGTGGCGGCACACCTGCCAAGCGTCGTCGGGCAGAACGCGCACGGCCAGCCGATGGTGCTGTACGTGGTGAACGATAACGACGGCAGTGTGGTGGAGAGCTGCCGCCCGCCCATGACGCTGACCTACCAGCAGGACGACGTCACGGTCGGCCAGCACGTTGAGATCCGCACGGAGATGGTCGGCTCGGCGAGCACACCGGCCACGCTGCACAGTCTGCCGGTGCTTACCGACGAGCCCGATGCAAACGCCAGCCGACTGGTGCTGGCGGCCGCGCCACCGCTGGATTCGAACCCACTGGCCCAAGCGTACGCCGAGATGGGAGCGATCGAACAGCAACAGGTGGTCGAGTACGCTGGGATGGAAGTGCAGCCGGCTCAGCAACCACCAGAGCCAACGCCAACAGCCGACCCGGCCCAACCCACGCTCGCATCTGCAGCACCGGCGCAACCGTCCGCCCAGAAGCGCAAGGTTGACCCGGGCGCGCTGGAGGAATGGAACCGCATCCGCTCGATCAACCGGTCCAACTTTGACCAGCACGTGCGCGAAGCGATCCACCAGGAGGAGGTGCGCAAGCGGATCGCGCTCGTGCTGGACGACAAGCAAAGGCGCGAACAGTCGGACCCGAAACATGCCGGCAAGCGCAAGCCGACCAAGAGCGCCAAGAAAACGCTACCGGGCGTCGGCGCCGTCACCGCCATCACCGCCATCAGGACGAAATCGCCACGCACCATCGCGAAGAAGTGCACGGTGCGCATGAAGCAGGCGCCGGTCACGCCCGACCGGGCGGGGAAAGCGGTGGCGGTGAAGGTGGCGCCGGCACCGGCATCTGCAtctgccgccgctgccgcccaTCTCGACAGCGATTCGTCCGAGTTCGCCTCCtcggacgacgacgaggaagCGGATGTGCGGGAGATGGTACAAAACGTCAAGCGGTACCGGCGCCAGCAggggcagcagcagaagcagcgcGGCAAGACGAAAGAGAAGCAGACCAAAGCAGAGTCGACGTCACAAAG CAATACGTACAGCACACCGCTCCAGTGCCGGATCAACATGGTCGTGGGCCGGTCGCCGCGCACCGCCACCGTCAAGCGCACCATCCGCAACCGAACGCCCTCGACCAGCCCGGCCAGCACACCGCTGAAGCGTGCCAAGCAGCAGCCCAGCGAGATACTGCCGCCGGTCACGCCGCGGCTCGGTACcgcccgccagcagcagctgaaggCGAAAAAGCAGCCGGCGGCACCGCCAGCCGTCCAGCCGAAACCGCCGGCCCCGCTGGCGGAGGCGACGGCCGGCAGCAATCGGCGGCCGGTGCGGGCctgtgccgccgccgccgcccgccgCAGCAACGAGAACGCGATGGTGGCGCCGCTCGGCAAGGAGAAGGCGAAATCCCCCGCCGCACCACTGAAACCACCGTCGCCGGCGAATGTGGAGAATGtaccgccgctgccgccgccgcccggtgACGTCATTGCGACCGCACCGTTGGAAGAAGCGTCGGCCACGCCAGCCACCAAGCAGCCCGCACCAACCCCGCTGGTAGCGGccaagaaggaggaggagaaggagaaggtgcgggaggaaaagaagaaggaggaggaggaggagcaggatACTCCCACCGGCCCAGCGGAGGAGGTGGAGGTGGGTGAGGCGGCCATATACGCGGTGCTGGCGCAGCTGCACGGGGACGACTGA
- the LOC121594739 gene encoding paraplegin: protein MHHLERCRQLINGTMVRLAVRRLEPVLALAHRTITSESPHRDALWRELQRVPRGTQPAPTRRQLRQLQADQRALLRMLCDAGSIPAYVFARHLHTACGNRAPQGAQPSGPNQKPPDRDGTDPNRKKDDDEDDKEKMMSVVTKTLIWMITIYLLVGFLSMVLPSRNRPESATRYVSWHEFVHHMLAVGEVKEVVVHPDMEMVTIILHDGAIVKGRRVQSNIFHMAVADVNKFEEKLRSVEQRLGVTDGVSVQFERSGDVSGRILFTLFATGVIIALLSRIRGGRGPISMDSFTQMGRAKFTLVDPIESGGRGVWFRDVAGLQEAKQEVMEFVDYLKSPGRYQRLGAKVPKGALLLGPPGCGKTLLAKAVATEAQVPFLSMNGSEFIEMIGGLGAARVRDLFKEAKKRSPCIIYVDEIDAIGRQREGGGGGGVGGGMNSGESEQTLNQLLVEMDGMASKEGVLMLASTNRADILDKALLRPGRFDRHILIDLPNLAERKEIFEKHLSGIALEHPPATYSSRLATLTPGFSGADIANVCNEAALHAARTSQRVVRTSNLEYAVERLVGGTEKRSHALSPTERRVIAFHESGHALVGWMLPNSDVLLKVTIVPRTSLALGFAQYTPKEQKLYTREQLFDKMCMALGGRAAENLTFNRITTGAQNDLEKVTKMAYAQIKYFGMNSTVGPIAFAEDSDNSPYAEKPYSQGLGNLIDFEARKMITEAYERTEQILRDNADKLNRLAEALLEQETLNYDQVVELIGPPQYDDARRKIEPVEFEDSLKRLAQNGTEEK from the exons ATGCATCATCTGGAGCGGTGTAGACAGCTGATCAATGGCACCATGGTGAGGCTGGCGGTGCGCCGGCTCGAGCCCGTGCTGGCGCTCGCGCACCGCACCATCACCAGCGAGTCACCGCACCGGGACGCGCTCTGGCGCGAGCTACAGCGGGTGCCGCGCGGTACACAGCCCGCCCCGACCCGGCGCCAGCTCCGGCAGCTGCAGGCCGACCAGCGTGCCCTGCTGCGCATGCTGTGCGATGCGGGCTCGATCCCGGCGTACGTGTTCGCGCGCCATCTGCACACGGCGTGCGGCAACCGGGCGCCGCAGGGAGCGCAGCCGAGCGGCCCGAACCAGAAGCCGCCGGACCGGGACGGGACCGACCCGAACCGCAAgaaggacgacgacgaggacgacaaGGAGAAGATGATGTCGGTGGTGACAAAGACGCTCATCTGGATGATCACGATCTACCTGCTGGTCGGCTTCCTGTCGATGGTGCTGCCGTCCCGCAACCGGCCCGAGTCGGCCACGCGCTACGTCAGCTGGCACGAGTTCGTCCACCACATGCTGGCGGTCGGCGAGGTGAAGGAGGTGGTGGTCCACCCGGACATGGAGATGGTGACGATCATCCTGCACGACGGGGCGATCGTGAAGGGGCGCCGGGTGCAGTCGAACATCTTCCACATGGCGGTGGCGGACGTGAACAAGTTCGAGGAGAAGCTGCGGTCGGTCGAGCAGCGGCTCGGCGTGACCGACGGCGTGTCGGTGCAGTTCGAGCGCAGCGGGGACGTGAGCGGCCGCATCCTGTTCACGCTGTTCGCGACCGGCGTGATCATCGCGCTGCTCAGCCGCATCCGGGGCGGCCGCGGCCCAATCTCGATGGACAGCTTCACGCAGATGGGGCGGGCCAAGTTCACGCTGGTCGACCCGATCGAGTCGGGCGGGCGGGGCGTCTGGTTCCGGGACGTGGCCGGCCTGCAGGAGGCGAAGCAGGAGGTGATGGAGTTCGTCGACTATCTCAAGTCGCCCGGGCGCTACCAGCGGCTGGGCGCGAAGGTACCAAAGGGCGCCCTGCTGCTCGGCCCGCCCGGCTGCGGCAAGACGCTGCTCGCAAAGGCGGTCGCGACCGAGGCGCAGGTCCCGTTCCTCAGCATGAACGGCTCGGAGTTTATCGAGATGATCGGGGGGCTCGGGGCGGCCCGGGTGCGCGACCTGTTCAAGGAGGCGAAGAAGCGCTCGCCGTGCATCATCTACGTGGACGAGATCGATGCGATCGGACGGCAGCGGgagggcggcggcggcggaggcgTCGGCGGCGGCATGAACTCGGGCGAGTCGGAGCAGACGCTCAACCAGCTGCTGGTCGAGATGGACGGCATGGCGAGCAAGGAGGGCGTGCTGATGCTGGCCAGCACCAACCGGGCCGACATCCTCGACAAGGCGCTGCTGCGGCCGGGCCGGTTCGACCGGCACATCCTGATCGATCTGCCGAACCTGGCCGAGCGGAAGGAAATCTTCGAGAAGCATCTGTCCGGCATCGCGCTCGAGCATCCGCCGGCCACCTACTCGAGCCGGCTCGCCACCCTGACGCCCGGCTTCTCCGGCGCGGACATTGCGAACGTGTGCAACGAGGCGGCGCTGCACGCGGCCCGCACCAGCCAGCGGGTCGTGCGCACCAGCAACCTGGAGTACGCGGTCGAGCGGCTGGTCGGCGGGACGGAGAAGCGGTCGCACGCGCTGTCGCCGACCGAGCGGCGCGTGATTGCGTTCCACGAGTCGGGGCACGCGCTCGTCGGCTGGATGCTGCCGAACTCGGACGTCCTGCTCAAGGTGACGATCGTGCCGCGCACCAGCCTGGCGCTCGGGTTCGCCCAGTACACGCCGAAGGAGCAGAAGCTGTACACGCGCGAGCAGCTGTTCGACAAGATGTGCATGGCGCTCGGGGGCCGGGCGGCCGAAAATCTCACCTTCAACCGGATCACCACCGGCGCCCAGAACGATCTCGAGAAGGTGACCAAAATGGCGTACGCACAG ATTAAATACTTCGGCATGAACAGCACGGTCGGGCCGATCGCGTTCGCCGAGGACAGCGACAACAGCCCGTACGCGGAGAAACCGTACTCGCAGGGGCTCGGCAACCTGATCGACTTCGAGGCGCGCAAGATGATCACCGAGGCGTACGAGCGGACCGAGCAGATACTGCGCGACAACGCGGACAAGCTGAACCGGCTGGCCGAGGCGCTGCTCGAGCAGGAAACGCTCAACTACGACCAGGTGGTGGAGCTGATCGGGCCCCCGCAGTACGACGATGCCCGGCGCAAGATCGAGCCGGTCGAGTTCGAGGACAGCCTGAAACGGCTCGCCCAGAACGGCACGGAGGAAAAGTAA
- the LOC121596627 gene encoding kinesin heavy chain, whose amino-acid sequence MSGVREIPAEDSIKVVCRFRPLNDSEELAGSKFVVKFPSGPEENCLSIGGKVYLFDKVFKPNATQEKVYNEAAKSIVSDVLAGYNGTIFAYGQTSSGKTHTMEGVIGDPAKQGIIPRIVNDIFNHIYTMEMNIEFHIKVSYYEIYMDKIRDLLDVSKVNLSVHEDKNRVPYVKGASERFVSSPEEVFEVIEEGKSNRHIAVTNMNEHSSRSHSVFLINVKQENMENEKKLSGKLYLVDLAGSEKVSKTGAEGTVLDEAKNINKSLSALGNVISALADGNKTHIPYRDSKLTRILQESLGGNARTTIVICCSPASFNESETKSTLDFGRRAKTVKNVVCVNEELTAEEWKRRYEREKEKNTKLKGKIEKLEAELARWRAGETVNVEEQLDLQQDAMEASTPNVEVLLAQPADLPVPATPGGGGLPLSAERDTLEVERERLYQQLDEKDEEINQQSQYVEKLKEQIIDQEELIANTRRDYENLQSEMTRIQQENENAKEEVKEVLQALEELAVNYDQKSQEIELKNKEIDMVNDELLQKQTTLNSVQSELQQLKDMSSHQKKRINEMLTNLLRDLSEVGQALAADQNEMKMNVEASAGKVEEEFTVARLYISKMKSEAKNLSARCANLETLQQDTCRKVGDYEKDLSECRLLISQHEARMKSLQESMREAENKKRTLEENIDALREECAKLKAAEQVSAVNAEEKQRADQLKVAFESQMDQLRDVHTKQVSALRDEISEKQELINELKDTNQKLTLAHQQMTADYEKLKQEEQEKSAKLQTLMLTDERREQARKDLKGLEDTVAKELQSLHALRKLFVLDLQARIKKSLNSEDTEDDGGSLAQKQKISFLENNLEQLTKVHKQLVRDNADLRCELPKLEKRLRTTVERVKALETALKEAKEGAMRDRKRYQYEVDRIKEAVRQKNLARRGPQAQIAKPIRAGQGQYLFKSGGTGAATTAPGGGTAITPKAMADEKRKSQIKDMDS is encoded by the exons ATGTCGGGCGTGCGGGAAATACCGGCGGAGGACAGCATCAAGGTGGTGTGCCGCTTCCGCCCGCTCAACGACAGCGAGGAGCTCGCGGGCTCCAAGTTCGTCGTCAAGTTCCCGTCCGGGCCGGAGGAAAACTGTCTCTCGATCGGG GGCAAGGTGTACCTGTTCGACAAAGTGTTCAAGCCGAACGCGACACAGGAGAAGGTGTACAATGAGGCGGCGAAATCCATCGTGTCGGACGTGCTGGCCGGCTACAACGGCACGATCTTCGCGTACGGCCAAACGTCGTCCGGCAAGACGCACACGATGGAGGGCGTGATCGGCGACCCGGCCAAGCAGGGCATCATACCGCGCATCGTGAACGACATCTTCAACCACATCTACACGATGGAGATGAACATCGAGTTCCACATCAAGGTGTCGTACTACGAGATCTACATGGACAAGATCCGCGACCTGCTGGACGTGTCGAAGGTCAACCTGAGCGTGCACGAGGACAAGAACCGGGTGCCGTACGTGAAGGGCGCGTCCGAGCGGTTCGTCTCGAGCCCGGAGGAGGTGTTCGAGGTGATCGAGGAGGGCAAATCGAACCGGCACATCGCGGTGACGAACATGAACGAGCACTCGTCCCGCTCCCACTCGGTCTTTCTGATCAACGTCAAGCAGGAGAACATGGAGAACGAGAAGAAGCTGTCCGGCAAGCTGTACCTGGTCGATCTGGCCGGCTCGGAGAAGGTGTCGAAGACGGGCGCGGAGGGCACGGTGCTGGACGAGGCGAAGAACATCAACAAATCGCTGTCCGCGCTCGGCAACGTCATCTCGGCGCTGGCGGACGGCAACAAGACCCACATCCCGTACCGCGACTCGAAGCTGACCCGCATCCTGCAGGAGTCGCTCGGTGGCAATGCGCGCACCACGATCGTCATCTGCTGCTCGCCCGCCAGCTTCAACGAGTCGGAAACGAAGTCGACGCTCGATTTCGGCCGCAG AGCCAAGACGGTGAAGAACGTGGTGTGCGTGAACGAGGAGCTGACCGCGGAGGAGTGGAAGCGGCGGTACGAGcgggagaaggagaagaacaCGAAGCTGAAGGGCAAGATCGAGAAGCTCGAGGCGGAGCTGGCCCGGTGGCGGGCGGGCGAAACGGTCAACGTGGAGGAGCAGCTCGACCTGCAGCAGGACGCGATGGAGGCGAGCACGCCGAACGTGGAGGTGCTGCTCGCCCAGCCGGCCGATCTGCCGGTGCCGGCGAcgccgggcggcggcggcctgCCCCTGTCCGCCGAGCGCGACACGCTCGAGGTGGAGCGGGAGCGCCTGTACCAGCAGCTGGACGAGAAGGACGAGGAGATCAACCAGCAGTCGCAGTACGTGGAGAAGCTGAAGGAGCAGATCATCGACCAGGAGGAGCTGATCGCGAACACGCGCCGCGACTACGAGAACCTCCAGTCGGAGATGACGCGCATCCAGCAGGAGAACGAGAACGCGAAGGAGGAGGTGAAGGAGGTGCTGCAGGCGCTCGAGGAGCTCGCGGTCAACTACGACCAGAAGTCGCAGGAGATCGAGCTGAAGAACAAGGAGATCGACATGGTGAACGACGAGCTGCTGCAGAAGCAGACCACGCTGAACAGCGTCCAGTcggagctgcagcagctgaagGACATGTCGTCGCACCAGAAGAAGCGCATCAACGAGATGCTGACCAACCTGCTGCGCGACCTGTCCGAGGTCGGGCAGGCGCTCGCCGCCGACCAGAACGAGATGAAGATGAACGTGGAGGCGTCGGCGGGCAAGGTCGAGGAGGAGTTCACCGTCGCCCGGCTGTACATCAGCAAGATGAAGTCGGAGGCGAAGAACCTGTCCGCCCGGTGCGCCAACCTCGAGACGCTGCAGCAGGACACCTGCCGGAAGGTGGGCGACTACGAGAAGGATCTGAGCGAGTGCCGGCTGCTGATCTCGCAGCACGAGGCGCGCATGAAGTCGCTGCAGGAGTCGATGCGCGAGGCGGAGAACAAGAAGCGCACGCTCGAGGAGAACATCGACGCGCTGCGGGAGGAGTGCGCCAAGCTGAAGGCGGCCGAGCAGGTGTCGGCGGTGAACGCGGAGGAGAAGCAGCGGGCCGACCAGCTCAAGGTGGCGTTCGAGAGCCAGATGGACCAGCTGCGCGACGTCCACACCAAGCAGGTGTCGGCGCTGCGCGACGAAATCTCCGAAAAGCAGGAGCTGATCAACGAACTGAAGGA CACCAACCAAAAGCTGACGCTTGCCCACCAGCAGATGACGGCGGACTACGAGAAGCTGAAGCAGGAGGAGCAGGAAAAGTCGGCCAAGCTGCAGACGCTTAT GCTTACCGACGAGCGACGCGAACAGGCCCGCAAGGATCTCAAGGGGCTGGAGGATACGGTGGCCAAGGAGCTCCAGTCGCTGCACGCGCTGCGCAAGCTGTTCGTGCTCGACCTGCAG GCCCGCATCAAGAAGTCACTGAACTCGGAGGACACCGAGGACGATGGCGGCTCGCTCGCCCAGAAGCAGAAGATTTCCTTCCTCGAGAACAACCTCGAGCAGCTGACGAAGGTGCACAAGCAGCTCGTGCGGGATAATGCGGACCTGCGGTGCGAGCTGCCCAAGCTCGAGAAGCGCCTGCGGACCACGGTCGAGCGGGTGAAGGCGCTCGAGACGGCGCTGAAGGAGGCGAAGGAGGGTGCGATGCGCGACCGGAAGCGCTACCAGTACGAGGTGGACCGCATCAAGGAGGCGGTGCGCCAGAAGAATTTGGCCCGCCGCGGACCGCAAGCACAAATCG CTAAACCTATTCGAGCCGGCCAGGGGCAATATCTGTTCAAGAGTGGCGGTACGGGCGCGGCCACCACGGCACCAGGcggcggcaccgccatcacgCCGAAGGCAATGGCGGACGAGAAGCGAAAGTCCCAGATTAAGG aCATGGACAGTTGA